aaaaatagaaaatcctactctgtaggggtagctgacttttagtagcctcaactgctcttggtcggccgcggcttaatttggcaaattttgcgtaAATGGGAAAATAGTGGCACacaaattcatcaaaaaaaacccccatcgtataatagaatgaaacttgcaggtagctacatcctgtgttggcaggttcctgtgttcgaccgaatttgtggtaccacgtgacagctacaatatacctcatcgaaaaatagtttgatgaatatttgtaccacttttttgccatttgcgcaaaatttgccaagttaagccacggccgaccaagagcagttgaagctgctaaaagtcagctacccccacagagtaggattattctattttttttatcaggtagggtttcatgcagtcggccactggactataaatccataaacatggcgacatcatgtgctataagtgtagcagtaaacgcagttactcgacttatagtcgaattaatgagatataacagaaactagatcgtgtaagcaaatttttacttattttaattaatatttttttattgaaatttaagaaaataggcggcccatgaatatatatgaaccagtgcctttggttttatcaataaagtatttttcgcgctaggttttactgtattacttgtacttacagacagtaaaaacttatgtacacaatcacggtaaaaataaatgtcatggatgacagcagtaaaaaaatacttaagtaccagaatcagaatcagaatcagaacttttattgataaaatataagtattttacacgtcaacacaTTATATCTgttacctttttgttttattagatacgtgaagacgattaggcctcaaacttaatcaaataattgaaatataatcgcttacctgagatcgtttttagcacatattagttgaataaaagcatttactgcactcttacacattcaaaatgccgagtaaaagcaattcggctacttttacgaaacatttttgctgagaataAGCAGTGCGgttgcttttatagaacactttcactgagtaatagtaaattgttaatgtttatagaacgaatagtcgaataaaagcactatcgttgctattaaaacactagaatcgcttttatccacttttactcaactcttacagcatcgatttgctacttatacagcgcttactcgatttttataacacttttagtctgtataagtgcgcctttttcgcgttgagtaaaggcttacaggacttttattcgactgtttttacaccgtttatagcaccaaaaagcgaaaataaaaacgtgctctcaacttttatagcacatagatttgctagttggggtgATAACTTGTGCCAACATCGATTTCTAGGAGTCTTTTGGACAAATTGTCGATCTATCTACCGCGATATTTTTTGGGATCGTATAAGTAAATAGCGCTCAGGTTTAATAATTTGGAAAACTAGTTGGAAACATACTAAAATTATCTAGGCCCTAGTCGTgaggatttttttatttaagtattttatgaTAAGTACTTTATGATATCACGTTCTAATGGTTAATAGTTATTGGTTTTACGTGGGAAGTTTTTATAATAATCGTGCTAATAAAcagagcaagcgaaagattataAAATTACCTACATAGTTTATTTATTCAATAGGAATACAACAGTTCGAGCCGATTCAAAACGGGATCTCTACTACACATACGACTTTCTTTCATCTTTAACAAAACGTCAAGCGCAATAAAAATGGATCGAATGTGTAAGGCTTATGCCTTATGTTAAGGTTTATGGCATTTTCGCCGTGAATAGCATAATCTTTTGCAGtaattattatatacttatattttcCATAAATTCTACTCAGTGATCATTTGTTTTGCAAGCAGTCAACATGATTTACATGATTTTTGTGCCGCTAGTATTATTGGCTATTCTTGTGTACTATTTCGGTACTCGGAACCTCGACTATTGGGCCAAGAGGAATGTCAAGCACGACCCGCCCGTGTTCCTATTCGGAAACAACTTCAAGGGCTTCTTCGGACAGAAAAGCTTTACAGAGGTAGCCAACGACTTATACAACCGGTTTCCTAACGAGAAAGTTGTCGGTTACTACAGAGGATCCACTCCCGAGCTGTACATAAGAGACCCAGATATAGTGAGGAATATATTAAGCAATGACTTCGCATATTTCCATCCACGGGGCGCCGGCAGGAATCCGGACGTCGAGCCGTTGCTGGCGAATCTGTTCCACGCAGACGGCGACCTGTGGAAGCTAATGCGGCAGCGGCTGACGCCGGCGTTCACCAGCGCGCGGCTGAAGGCGATGTTCCCGCTGGTGGTGCAGTGCGCGGAGCGGTTGCAGGACGTGGCGCGCGCGGCCGCGGCCCGTCCCGGCGCCTGCGACGTGCGCGAGCTCATGGCGCGCTTCACCATCGAGTTTATCGGCGCCTGCGGCTTCGGCGTCGATACCGACTCCCTTCGCAACGAAGACTCCCATTTCAGTAAGATCGGCAGGCTCTTATTTGCCAGGCCGGTTCTGTTCATAATAAAGTTCATGATGTGGGAAATTTTCCCTCCGCTAAGATCCTACATTCATGTATTTGATCGGAAACTCGATGTATCTTTTTTTGATTTCGTAAAGAATTTAAGAGATGCTAGGCAATGCAAGCCCTCCGGCCGCCATGATTTTATAGACCTGCTCCTGGAATTAGAAGTCAAGGGAAAGATCGTAGGAGAATCAATTGAACACCAGAACCCGGACGGTACGCCTGTGACTGTGGACATGGAAATGGATTTGAAAATGATGGCAGCCCAAGTGTTCATATTCTTTGCCGCGGGTTTTGAGACGTCCTCGACTGCCACAAGTTATACTTTGCACCAGCTCGCGTTTAACCCtgaattacaattaaaaatacaaCTGGAGATCGATGAAGTGCTTCGGAAATATGATAATAAGTTGTGCTACGACGCCGTGGCGGAGATGACGCTGCTGAGCATGGCTTTCAAGGAGGCGATGAGGATGTTTCCGCCGGGGGGCGTGTTGGCTCGCGTGTGCGCTCGGTCTTACACGTTCCCTGAGCTGGGCCTGACTGTGGATCCCGGAGTGAGGGTCGTAATACCGTTGGAAGCGCTGCAGAATGATGAGAAATACTTCGACAACCCGCGGCAGTTTCAGCCAGAGAGATTTAGTCcggaaaaagtaaaaaagcgACATAAATATGTGTATTTGCCCTTTGGAGATGGACCCCGTGCATGCATAGGTAAGTCACTGGAGCTTGTATGTGTGGTTAGTGATATTTGATACTTTACGACTTACGGGTGCTTATGTACACAAACGTGTTGCTTAGTACTTTGTAATCGATCTGCCTAGTTGCCTAGTTTCTAGTGACTCTAATAGTTGTCGTCCCTACTATACAATTCCATTCCACTCTTAAGACGAAAGGGGACGACCGCCTCGAAACcggttttccatacaaacgtattccCTATTTTCGTCTCTGgacattaacattattgaaaatatttttacacaatttgattttatatttatcGTAGCTATATATGTTCGACCGTTTGATTTTTGCGATTTTTGAATTATTATAACaggtttcatacaaattaaaaagcCCCTAAATCTCATAATAAAGTGGAAATCGGGAAAATTCAAACGGTCGGGCATATATAGCTACGAtaaaaatacatcaaattgtataaaaatattttcaataatgttaatatccagagaggataATGTggaatacgtttgtatggaaaaccgGTTTCGAGGCGGTCGTCCCCTTTCGTCTTAAGAGTGGAATGGAATTGTATAGTAGGGACGACAACTATTAGAGTCACTAGACACTAGGCAACTATTAGGCAGACCGATTACATAGTACTATGCAATACGTTTGGGCACAATTTGATGTTTTTTAATCATAGCTCTATGAttaaaatacatcaaattgtgtaaaaatattttccataatgtcaatatccagggaggaaagTGAGGATCGATTGTCCCCTATTATCTTAATTATACACAGATAAAATGAGTTAATTGAGGTCTGTGTGCAGGATCGAAAATGGGCGAGATGCAGTCGCTGGCCGGGCTGGCGGCGGTTCTACAGGCGTGCAGCGTGGCCCCGGCGTCGACCACACAGCGGGCGCCGTCGGTGGACTCGCGATCTAATACCGTTCAGGTTTTGAGGGGAGGCCTACCGCTCCAGCTTACTGTTAGGAGCCAATGAGTCCAATATGAAGAGTGTAAAAACTtgcaaaacatatttttatttgttattcaattaaaaattaTCATGGGCAGGTtcctttatacctacttacctacatcATAAGTCTAAAGTATAAAGTAAGCGTTACATTTTGAAACATAGTCCGTGCATAGACCCCATTTATCCCGGGAACGTCCGTTCTTTGCCAAAATAAAAACGGCATCTGGCATCTTGTAGGTATCATGCAACGGAAAAAACGTAGGTATGCAAAGTACTTACACTTCATATTTAggtataaataacaataaacatTAACTTTTTGGAAAATCCTTAAAGAATAATTAAACAAACCTGTGAAGGCTTTTAAGTACCAACATGTCA
This genomic window from Cydia splendana chromosome 9, ilCydSple1.2, whole genome shotgun sequence contains:
- the LOC134793964 gene encoding cytochrome P450 6B6-like codes for the protein MIYMIFVPLVLLAILVYYFGTRNLDYWAKRNVKHDPPVFLFGNNFKGFFGQKSFTEVANDLYNRFPNEKVVGYYRGSTPELYIRDPDIVRNILSNDFAYFHPRGAGRNPDVEPLLANLFHADGDLWKLMRQRLTPAFTSARLKAMFPLVVQCAERLQDVARAAAARPGACDVRELMARFTIEFIGACGFGVDTDSLRNEDSHFSKIGRLLFARPVLFIIKFMMWEIFPPLRSYIHVFDRKLDVSFFDFVKNLRDARQCKPSGRHDFIDLLLELEVKGKIVGESIEHQNPDGTPVTVDMEMDLKMMAAQVFIFFAAGFETSSTATSYTLHQLAFNPELQLKIQLEIDEVLRKYDNKLCYDAVAEMTLLSMAFKEAMRMFPPGGVLARVCARSYTFPELGLTVDPGVRVVIPLEALQNDEKYFDNPRQFQPERFSPEKVKKRHKYVYLPFGDGPRACIGSKMGEMQSLAGLAAVLQACSVAPASTTQRAPSVDSRSNTVQVLRGGLPLQLTVRSQ